Below is a genomic region from Parus major isolate Abel chromosome 22, Parus_major1.1, whole genome shotgun sequence.
ATTCAGCTACTAAGCAGCACATCTAGTTTGTGAAAATCCCTTATAGCTCCTGATTTTGCATCAGCTGCTGTACAAAAATACACTTACATGTTTCCCTGTCCTTCCTTTGcctcaaaaaatatttgaacagaTAAATgccaaattgaaaaaaataaataaaaaagcaccaCGCCTGACAGTACTGACAGGGAACCTGAGCTGCTTTAAATGCAGCAAATAAGCAGTTAATGACATGATTAGCACAGAGGCAAGAGCTGTCCTAAGTGGTGTTACTGGCAGGTCACTACCATGGCAAATCACTGTAAAAAGGAATATTCCTGGAAGATTTTTCCCATGGCTTCCCCTAGGTGTGTGCAGATTCTTACAGAGCTAATAATGCACATGTTAAAGTCTACTGAAGTACTACAGCATTGTCCAAAACCAGGTATTTGAGGGCCACTGCCCATTGTAAGGACAGCTTGGAAAGATCTGAAGTGCAGAGGGATAAGACTTCCACTTGCCTGTCTGATCCATTCCAACAGCATTCAAACTTGTCAAAAATGCAATCGTTCTCATACAGCGAGCAGAGTTTACTTCTGAGGTATTCGTGCACCTGGAAAAGAGGGATCAGAGAAACTGAGTGAGCATTAGACTCACACACCTGTAAAACAGGCCTCCCAGACTGTTCCAAAAGCAAGGAACCTGAGCCTGCTGACAAGAGCTCTTCCttgtaaagaaaacagtaattttcagtggtggctaaaaacattttatgaaaaggaaatgtttcatctcctgttttcttcaggaaataaaGACTTATCATGGTTCTCATGGCTGGAGATGACCTCTCCACctcccaaattcctgctggtTAAGAGGGAGGCTTTTTCAGCCCCAAACACAGGTTTGGGTTCTGCCGCCACCCTGCAAATATTAAGATCTTTCAAGCAGGAATGTGGAATCCCCAAACCTCAGGGATGCTCTGCCTGAATCTGCAGACAAAACTGCCACATCAAGACCATCAGTAAGACTCAGCCTCTGTCCaggttttttaatttccaaCTCCCATGATTTTCACCCAATACCTGGTACGTTTCCACAGGTctattttccatatttaaatCCCAGATCTTCACTGACAGATAATCTCTAGTCATCATATATCGACCACTATGGCTAAATTTGACATCAGATATGGAAGAGatgatttcagagaaaaatgatcTGTTGCTAGGATCTTCTGGTTcttcaaacactgcagaaaataagaCAGGCATTTCAAGAAACAAGTTTGTATCTCTTTCATACAAAATACACCTGAATTACTTTAACATTGTTTCAATAAGCTTTCCATCTTGTGTTACTctgtgttttataaaataacttTCAAGGAGAAACATTTGTAATACAGTTGCCATACTCTGTTATTGTTGGAGCAAGCCAAGGTCAGCTTCTtacaaaatatgaattattttctaatatgTCAAGTCTTAATTGACACATGCTAGATTTCCAGCATCAAGTACAGACCAAATGGTTTTTAACCACCTGAAGTCTGCAAAAAGCCATTCCTGGTGTCTAAGCAGGAGCCGCTACTCATTTTATTCACTATCTTCACtccagaaaaacataaatataattttaggatttatttagattttagGCTTTAGATCTGTTCAATACACTACAGGAATCCTACACAAATGCACCAAGATTATCTCAAACACTGAATTGTCTAACAGCAAATGTCCTCTGGCGCAGGGAGACACTGAACTGCAGCACTCACACTTTGAATGTCTGTCACAGAGGGCTGATGCCCTCATGTCACACAGGCGAATGGTGCCTTTACTGCTGCTGTAGACAAACGTGCTGCAGCTGTTGGGGTGGAACTCTGCAGCTGTGATCACCTCTGTCAGCTCCTCCATGTTGGCAGGCTTGATATCTACAATATCTGCAGCGGCTCGTTAGGGAATTGCCTCCAGTaaaatgggttttttccaaggtatttttcagttttagatcttgcagaaatgctgcttcAGGCTTGTGAGACCCAGGCAAGAATTAAAAGCAAGCCACACAATTTGTCTATAAAGCAAGGTGGTAACATCACATTCTGTATCAGTTTCAAGATAATTCTTACAGCAGCAAAAACCTGCTTCAGTTTTGCTCCACTCCAGCAGTAATTAACTCTATAATACAAATTAACTGCCAAGTTTTTCATATTGAACTTTATCTTGCTTAAATTCTAATTATACTGCTACATTATAACATTCTGTTTTGTATTAAAAACTATACACAGCTGTggcttctccatccctggaaatgtccaaggccaggttggaggaACGTGGGATAGAGGAAGGGGTTCCTCCAACCTGGACAAGccttaatgtcccttccaaaccaaaccattccttCTCCAGAAGTAAAAGCCCTTACAATCACAGGGAGAAATACCCAGTATTAATGGAGACGAATTCTCTGTTTATATACTAAACACAGCtgatgaaaggaaataaaatgcagcagttttcctgttcccatcccaCAGAACAATGGCAAAAGGATACTAAAACTTCTGTCTGTGATTTCTAGGTGCCACAGGTTGATCCGCAGGTCGTCTGCGGACAGGTACGTTTCATAGTCACTATTGATGGAGATGGAATTGATGTGATACGTGTGGGCATTGGCAAATATCCTCCGTGGGCTGGCTTCCACCATGAGGTCCATAGGCCTGAACACTGGCACCTGCAACACACAGAGCAGGGTGAGAGTGagagccagagccagcaccagcactgcGCAGCACGGCTCTTCAACGCGCCACGCTGGATAGAGTATCTCAAATGTCAGTATTTATCTCTAAACTCAGTATTTATCTCAAAAGTCAGTATTTCTGCCGAGTGGCATCACAGGAAAGATGAAGTTAAGGATGTGATGGGGCAGCTCCACCCAGAGCCATGGGCTGAGAGGGAGAAATTAGCTGCTTGTGAGCTACTCACCCGTAGTGTTGTAACTGTAGTAGGATCCCTATACCGTCCATCCTCCTCCTTTAAATTATAACCCTCGGGTCTTTTGTCCCTTTCACTGATTTTCCATAACTTTATTGTTTTATCTGCAATGAAACAGCCACAGTTTAAAATGAGAGCTGTGGAGAGACACCAGTCATCACTGCTGATGCCTTCAAACAAGACAAGGCCACCCACATGCaccaaaaaagacaaaatgctgCTTGGGGAAAACAAGACAagataaaaagcattaaaaaaccTCCCCCAcagtttgttctttttataaGAGTTAGAGCAAGTTTCAGTTAGGACAGGGATTGCTATGAATGATTAATGTAAGCTCTGACACGGGGACTCACATACACATGAAGGTGTCTGGGCAATAAAGCAACTAAACCCCAAATATAccaccctgtgctggggacacctgtgCTCAGGGAAGTCACCAGAACCACATCCTCAGACCCTTGCAGTTAAACCCTGCTTGATTCCAGCCTTTTGGAGAGGGTTAGACCAAATCCTAATAGCAAACCTACATAATAACATGTTATGGTGCAAAATAAACTTACCATTTGTAGACAATAAAAActgagcagcatttttctgGGGTAACCACCTAATTTTGTTGATCTTCTCTTCAATTTCTAAACTTTTCAAGTAGTCAAACTCTGGTTCATGGCTTTGAAAGGTACTGTAAACATTGTATTCTCCCCTACTGTGAGACTGAGTTTTGTTCTGGAAAGAGAATTAAATGATCAATACATGTATACAATGCACATTGGGGTACAACCTGCTTGATTTTCATGTGAACCAAATGAAATGAGCATCATCTCTACTGCAAGAAATTTATTAGTTTCTACTATTTTGGCTAAGAAAACATCAGAGAAGAGACAATTTATGCAGCAGTTAAGTTTCCAGAAACTCCCCTCAGAATGTAAATAACATCTCCAACAAGTTTTCACATTAATGCTGAGCAGCTGAACAAACTAACATTTTgcccaaatattttattaaaaaaaaaaacaaactacaacttgtttcatctttaatttttccacCTTTACTGTTTAAAAGGAATATTCCTTCCTCTGCAATACACACACAAATTGCAAATCTACTCTGTAAGTACATTCAGCTTTTCAGGCACACTATGGAAATCCCACATGGCACCTCTAAATTTATACCAGCAGCTCCACTATTCTGGTTTATAATCTCCAAGTCCCATGAGAGCTTCTGAACTGCTTAAGAAGCTTTTTCTTCATCATTCCAGAAGGGCAAAAAGCTCACCACCTCTGCTGAATACAGCTCTGGCATTAGAGTCACCTCTGCAGTTACCTGTCCAGGTGGAAACgtttgcaaaactgaaaagcttGCACAACTCCTCGTTCTGAAAGCTGTGTCTTAGGCACCAAAAATATTGCACTGCATGGGCTGAACCTTGAATTTCATCCACTGTGTACAGAAAACTGGATCCATTTCTGGTGTAGTGCTCCCCACATTTACCTGAAGTGGTTTCAAGCTGAATTTTGTGATTTATTCCTGTCCCACCCACTCCAGAGATTGCACCATCAGATGCCTTTGCTATGATGTTCCTGGCTGGGGACtttgctccttccttccctggtGTCTCATGTCCATGGGCTCATTTCATCCCTCAGTACCTCACCAAAACACATCTGATACAACCCTTGCTGGCCCACATTTGTCACATTCCTTGCATCATTTTCTCATGCTTCATACCCTGAGAGCTGGCAGGAATTCTTACACTTTAAAATaagctggggacagggaagggatAAGGGGACAAAATGCTTAGAAATCCCATTTGGACCAAGAATTCTGTACCCCACCTGTCCCTTACACTGCTTTTCCCACCCTGGAGGATGGAAGGGACTTTGTTCTAAGCCTCAGCCAGAACTAACAAGTGAAGCTGGGTCACTGCATGGAAAAGCTTGGAAAGGAAATCTATTGTGCTGTAGGAAATACCTCAGGAAATCCAGAGAACTTTCCTTCAATTCCAGACTTACCAGACTGAGGCTTAAATATCCAACGTGTGTATTCTAGTAAAACTTTACAGCACCAGAATAATACATAAACCCAGTAATACATGAAATCTATCCTgggaataaaatcaaaatttaaactCTTGAGTCTCATGGtgctcaaaggaaaaaaaaatccagacaagGAGAGGTGTTGGCCCAAGTGCCTGATGTTAAATTCCAATTTAGGTAATAGCACTGTGCCTACGCAAATTCCTCCTCGGTTTCTGTGAGATGCAGCATTCACTTCCTGCCTGGCACTGAGCTGATGTCACCGGCTGCCACATTCCAGCCCGGAGGTGGCAGCAGTTTGGCAGTGGGTGAAGCCACACAGGTTTGCACAGCTCTTCACACAGCCCTTGTCAGTGTTTCTCTTCCTGCAGGCGTGGTCTGCAAAGTTCTCTAGTGCAGTGTGGCAGAAAGAGGCCCAGAATTCCTAATAAAACGCTTCTATTTTATACACTTCCACATATAAAACCTGCTCTAGACAGTTGTTTGTTGGAACAACTAACTACCAGTGCATCAGGGAATCAAATCCCTAAAACGCAAATCACTCCCTAAACACAGAGAAGccaaaaaaatgacaaaaacaaTTCTGTGGAATTTCATCTGACAGCTCAGGTGGTTCTTCTCACCCCAGGATCCCAGCTCCTAAGGACGTAAGCTTGGATTATGCTCCAGAAACCAAGGAGTCATTTAAACACAGCTCACCTAACAGCAGGCAAGGAACTGCTGCAACTTTAAGCTACGCAAGAGGATTCTTAAGAGCATCAAGCTACAACCCAAGAATTAAAAgtagtaaagaaataaaaagaaaacaataaaaagacacaaaatatgTCAAGAGCTGGTGCCAGGCAACCCCACTAGATGTCCCCACTGACCgaggggagctgctggcacagggacagtgcCTCTCCCACAGACCAGCCCCCTCCTCTGGGCACCGGAATTCCCAAGCTTTGGGcgttttaaaatggaaattaaagaCTAAACAAAAACTAACAGCGACATCTCTTATTTCTCCCTGAAATCCCCTCTCCGTGAAATACATTCTAACCACAGCAACTTCCAACTACAGCCTCAGTTAAAATCAGgcactgcagctcagctgcccACTGACATGGGGGTAGTGCCTAAAGACCAAAAGAGAAggacaaaaggagaaaagatacACCTGCTACAATGATTCTTTGGTTTTACCTGATTGAGACCAGCGTGGAAAAGGACATCTGATGTCACAGTCACACACCTGCTTAAGGGCAACTTTTAATATCCCCAGCTACGGTAAAATCTGAAATCATTGTCACAGGCAGGAAGAGTCATTGTAAAAGAACCAACTTCAGCTCCCTCGAGGGTCTTATGTGTCCTACCCCCTTTTGGTTTTCACTTTCAACATTCTTCAGACCACAGCCaaagagtatttaaaataatttctatcaGTGCCACAAGGTTCTCATTAAATTTCAGTATTGTAATCACTTATCACACAGGCATGCACTTTGTGTAAAggattttataaaaacatactccttccctttaaaaaaggaacagaaagaacaagaaatacAGTGTTATTAGACAGCActcacctcctgctcctgttgAAAGATGACAACTCTTCCTCCCTTGTCTCCTGTTGCTAACAACTCTCCAGAATGGTTAAATTCTACTGTAGAAATTATATCCGCtgcagaacaacaaaaataaaccccacagaTTAATCATTCTAAATACCAAGTGGCCAAGAAAGcaacaatttaagaaaaaacacccaaaccatTAAACCATCATGCTTTAGTTAAAGGACATCTATGAAATGCAAGTGGACTATCCTTccaaaaaataacagtaatttttaagCTGTACATTTGAGAAGCATTAATAGATCACCATGCCAGCACTACAAGCCTGGTGTTGTGCAATACTTTGTTCTTAAAAGTTTAATATCATCAACTTCTTAGAACTGATTTTCCTACTCTGACTCAACTTTAGATAATACAGACTGTACCTTCCTAGAGAAACTgtgtacatttattttctcaatttttcctAATGCATGATTTAGATACAATCATCATCCATATGACCTCAAAGcacctttgttttgtttttttttaaggactcAGTACACATTTGATAACCTAAAGGCAAAAGGTATCAGGGAAGAAAACCATCAGTGTTTAAGGAATGCAAGGAataaacaacagcagaaaacaaggaaaaaacctcaacagTCTCCAAAAAACCCAAGTATCTCTTCTGGATGAAGGAGGTTTACATTATCACAAGTGTTTTTATAGGGAGTGCTAAAATTAAATTGTGAATATACACTGACAAGAATAGTAATCCCTAGTATCAAACTGAACTGTTCATACATCAGAAAGGATAAATTACAACTTAAGCTCAAGCCCACCCATTCACATTTCCAAAGGTACAAATGCTCCTTGAACTCCCAAACAACTGAATCAGAAGCCAAACAAAATTTTTGAAACACCAAACTGCAACACAACTCTATAAATCTAATTTTCTGCAGGAGAAACTACTTGAGAGTTTTACAAGTCTTGAGGCCGTTTCACTTCCATGCCAGTCAGCTGTagataaaacagtattttctatGGGatggtttcatttttctccattgcATTTGTAACATTCTAGAGTTAAAAAAGATCAATACCTGCTTGACTTGGAGCCAAACACCACCTGCACAGAGTTTTGTATTGTACAAACTGCCCCAGAGATGCCCCCACCAACCTCGCTGCCACTGTCACCTGGCACTGCTCCAGCTGGCTGGAATGGCTCCAAAGGGAGTTAAGGACAGAAACACAACCACAGCCTGTACCTCACTGAGCCAGCACCCACATCACACACACTAAAACTTCCATTCCAGGGCTCATTTTCCCCCCAAAGGCAGCAGTTACTCCAGCCAGTCATTCTTCTATTCGTGACCAAGATCAAGTGATTTATCTCACATCTGTATGGCTTGAGGGGGaaagcactgagctgcagatgTGGTGTTTGACAGGTACCTCTCCCAGGTGAGCAGGGCATGGAGATAAACAATTCATCAATGTGCAGAAAGTGGGAGGTGCAAACCAAGCAGTCCAATTTTGACTTTTCCACACAATGCAAAGCACATGGTTGTACTCCTCCAACAGGAAAATACCTTAAAAGGTTATCAATTAATTGAAGAAAAACTCACATATCTCAGCAGTCAGAAGTACACAGAATAATTACTACTGTGAAAATCAGACTTAACACTACAAGCTCTGACAATCTTGAAACTGATAAGACAACACAGTAAATTATCAGCAGATCCAAGGTGTCCATATATGtggaaagagaagagcaaaTTAAAAGTTGCCTTAGAAATCTCATATATCCATCTAAGAACAGATGGATAAATTAATCAAAGTACTTATTTGGTGAAAGCCATGGGAAAGTTTAGAACAGGCAGCAACAGCAGCCAGAAAAACCtttaattaagaataaaaaacctATATTTTCCTAGGTCTGATGATgctatatattatatttactATAATAGAAATCTCATACATAGCAGAAACACAACGACTTTTTTGTAGATCCCAGACATTCTtgctttttacatttaatttccagGAGAATCCAAgctgcaaacacagagctgctcctgctgggaaatgaTGCCAGTGCCAGGAGTGCTTGGGAGGGCTAATAAAGGGAGAAGCAGATGTGTAGTGCCCTACTGCCA
It encodes:
- the PPP2R2A gene encoding serine/threonine-protein phosphatase 2A 55 kDa regulatory subunit B alpha isoform isoform X2, yielding MAGAGGGNDIQWCFSQVKGAVDDDVAEADIISTVEFNHSGELLATGDKGGRVVIFQQEQENKTQSHSRGEYNVYSTFQSHEPEFDYLKSLEIEEKINKIRWLPQKNAAQFLLSTNDKTIKLWKISERDKRPEGYNLKEEDGRYRDPTTVTTLRVPVFRPMDLMVEASPRRIFANAHTYHINSISINSDYETYLSADDLRINLWHLEITDRSFNIVDIKPANMEELTEVITAAEFHPNSCSTFVYSSSKGTIRLCDMRASALCDRHSKLFEEPEDPSNRSFFSEIISSISDVKFSHSGRYMMTRDYLSVKIWDLNMENRPVETYQVHEYLRSKLCSLYENDCIFDKFECCWNGSDSIVMTGSYNNFFRMFDRNTKRDITLEASRENNKPRTVLKPRKVCASGKRKKDEISVDSLDFNKKILHTAWHPKENIIAVATTNNLYIFQDKMN
- the PPP2R2A gene encoding serine/threonine-protein phosphatase 2A 55 kDa regulatory subunit B alpha isoform isoform X1, with amino-acid sequence MGGDFWCVFWWHGSNESLPSAEAVMFLKFSLRSVFYGAGGGNDIQWCFSQVKGAVDDDVAEADIISTVEFNHSGELLATGDKGGRVVIFQQEQENKTQSHSRGEYNVYSTFQSHEPEFDYLKSLEIEEKINKIRWLPQKNAAQFLLSTNDKTIKLWKISERDKRPEGYNLKEEDGRYRDPTTVTTLRVPVFRPMDLMVEASPRRIFANAHTYHINSISINSDYETYLSADDLRINLWHLEITDRSFNIVDIKPANMEELTEVITAAEFHPNSCSTFVYSSSKGTIRLCDMRASALCDRHSKLFEEPEDPSNRSFFSEIISSISDVKFSHSGRYMMTRDYLSVKIWDLNMENRPVETYQVHEYLRSKLCSLYENDCIFDKFECCWNGSDSIVMTGSYNNFFRMFDRNTKRDITLEASRENNKPRTVLKPRKVCASGKRKKDEISVDSLDFNKKILHTAWHPKENIIAVATTNNLYIFQDKMN